The window TGCGGCCACGGAGAGCACGACGCCGACGCGCACGCCCGGGTGATCGTGCTTGAACGCCTGCCCCAGCAGGACGGCCGTCGCGACGAGCGTCAGTCCCATGACGAAGAAGTTCGCCAGGAACTGCGCCGCGTTCAGGCCGTGGACGACGATCTGGACCGAACCGGGCAGTTCGCCGACCAGCGCCCCGACCATCATCATGTTGTACTCCCAGGGGGCGACGTCGATCACGACGCTGGCGACGAACGCGAAGCCGTAGTGGACGGCGACGAGGTACGCGCTCGGGAGCGCGAGGAGGAACCGTCCGCCGCGGGTCTCCAGGGCGTACCGGCCGGTGTACTCGAACGCGAACAGCGCCCATAGCACCGGCGTCACGTACATGAGCAGCGGCGCCGCCAGCAGGGTCGTCGCCTCGGAGAGTCCCGCCCCAGCGAAGCCCAGCGCGGACACGCCCAGTGTACCCACCAGAGCGACGAACGGCCTGGCGGCGCGCTCGTGCCACTGGGACCGCGACCGGACGGCCGTCCAGAGCAGCACGGCCCCCGCACTCACCCACAGGACCGCGGCGAGACTACCCATCGCCCACTCTCCTCGTCTGCAGCCACGTAAATCCTGCCCCCGTGTTTCACGGTCTGATAACGTCTGCGCCCCGAATTCGGCGCTTTCATCCTCGATCGCGGGGACGGAAATTCCCATACGGGAGGCACCCGTGTCCCCCGGTATGGGACTGCTCGACGGACTCAAGAGCGCGCTGGGGATCAAGGCCGAGGCGGACGCCACCCGCGACGCCGACCCGGAGGACCTGTTCGGGATGTCGACGGCCTACCTCACGATGGAGGCCGAACTCGGCTACGCCCCCACCGGCGACGCCGCCCTCTGCTTCGCCGACGTGGACAGCACCGACTTCCGGGACGCCGTCGCGGACGTCGAAGCCATCCTCGAGGCCGGCGAGGTCGAGACCGGCACCACCGCGGAGTTCACCAGCGACGACCACGGCTACCAGTGGGTCGTGCTCCGCGACGAGGAGTTCGAGGACCTCGTCACGTCGATCCACTTCGCCGCCGACACGCTCGTCGAGGCCCGCTACGGGTCCCGGTTGCTCGCGGCCGTCTTCGCGTTCGAGGACGAGCGCGACGGCCAGCTGGTCTACTGGATCTACTCCTTCCGCCGGGGCGCCTACTACCCCTTCGCGCCCGACGACCGCGCGGAACACGAGCGCGACTCCGGGGCCGAGTTCAAGCTGGAGTCGAACCT of the Halomicrobium salinisoli genome contains:
- the pspAB gene encoding PspA-associated protein PspAB; this encodes MGLLDGLKSALGIKAEADATRDADPEDLFGMSTAYLTMEAELGYAPTGDAALCFADVDSTDFRDAVADVEAILEAGEVETGTTAEFTSDDHGYQWVVLRDEEFEDLVTSIHFAADTLVEARYGSRLLAAVFAFEDERDGQLVYWIYSFRRGAYYPFAPDDRAEHERDSGAEFKLESNLDGELTVESDKEYWYPLWPDRAGDHPWE